A stretch of Rhizobium sp. TH2 DNA encodes these proteins:
- a CDS encoding ANTAR domain-containing response regulator, with product MSRTPNFTGWHAVILHREDANTERLTRQLGLLGIRATRQWEPLATWDGADIVLVDADQGWDDLLPGEGDAPYRPLVALLGSEAPGRIAWAMKQGASAIIPKPVAASAVYPALVMAVSIHEERKAVTERLQYLEERVRMRPLVHAAVEKLMVARGLNEEHAYAILRDCAMQRRLSMEQVAAIFLGGAEPLPEVG from the coding sequence ATGAGCCGGACGCCGAATTTCACCGGCTGGCATGCCGTGATCCTGCACCGCGAGGACGCCAATACCGAGCGGCTAACGCGCCAGCTCGGCCTGCTCGGCATCAGGGCGACGCGGCAATGGGAGCCGCTGGCGACCTGGGATGGCGCCGACATCGTGCTTGTCGATGCCGACCAGGGCTGGGACGATCTGCTTCCCGGCGAGGGCGATGCCCCCTATCGTCCGCTCGTCGCATTGCTGGGTTCCGAAGCGCCGGGCCGCATTGCCTGGGCGATGAAACAGGGTGCGAGCGCGATCATTCCGAAGCCGGTCGCGGCCTCCGCTGTCTATCCCGCGCTGGTGATGGCGGTATCGATCCATGAGGAACGCAAGGCGGTGACCGAGCGGCTGCAATATCTCGAAGAACGCGTGCGGATGCGGCCGCTGGTTCATGCTGCGGTCGAGAAGCTGATGGTAGCGCGCGGGCTCAACGAGGAACATGCTTACGCGATCCTGCGCGACTGCGCCATGCAGCGACGGCTCTCCATGGAGCAGGTCGCGGCGATCTTTCTCGGTGGGGCGGAACCTCTGCCGGAGGTTGGCTGA
- a CDS encoding ABC transporter substrate-binding protein: MFKRWLLGTTTALVMALSPFAANAEGKDIVVTYKDDITTLDPAIGYDWVNWSMIKSLYSRLMDYEPGTANLVPSLAESFEVAPDGLIYTFKLRKGVKFSNGREVVASDVKYSIERAVDPKTQGPGAGFFGAINGFAELTSGKAIDLPGIETPDDSTVIFKLSRPDATFLHVLAINFASVVPKEAVEAAGGDFGKKPVGSGTFVLKDWTIGQKLVFEKNPNYYVADVPKVDSFTVEVGQEPLVALLRLQKGEVDIAGDGIPPAKFLEIKNSADGAQMIVDGEQLHTGYVTLNVKVKPFDNLKVRQAVNHAINKERIVRILNGRATPAKEVLPPLMPGYDKDYAGYEYSVEKAKALLAEAGLPDGFETVLYSTNTDPQPRIAQAIQQDLAAVGVKAEIRALAQGNVIAAGGTEGEAPMIWSGGMAWIADFPDPSNFYGPILGCGGAVQGGWNWSWYCNPDLDKRAVAADSMSDPAKSGERIEAWKGIFTDAMKDAPWIPVTNERRVVAKSLRMGGADNIYIDPTRVINYDAIFVK, encoded by the coding sequence ATGTTCAAACGCTGGTTACTCGGAACGACGACTGCCCTGGTGATGGCACTTTCGCCATTCGCCGCAAACGCCGAAGGCAAGGATATCGTCGTCACCTACAAGGACGATATCACCACGCTCGACCCGGCCATCGGATACGACTGGGTCAACTGGTCGATGATCAAGAGCCTCTACTCACGGCTCATGGACTATGAACCGGGCACCGCGAACCTCGTGCCGTCGCTCGCCGAAAGCTTCGAAGTGGCGCCCGATGGCTTGATCTATACGTTCAAGCTCCGCAAGGGCGTGAAATTCTCCAACGGCCGCGAGGTCGTGGCATCGGACGTGAAATACTCGATCGAGCGCGCGGTCGATCCAAAGACGCAAGGCCCTGGCGCCGGCTTCTTCGGTGCGATCAACGGCTTTGCGGAACTGACATCAGGCAAAGCGATCGACCTTCCCGGCATCGAGACGCCGGACGATTCGACCGTGATTTTCAAGCTCTCGCGGCCTGACGCGACCTTCCTGCATGTACTGGCGATCAACTTCGCCTCCGTCGTGCCGAAGGAAGCGGTCGAAGCCGCCGGCGGTGATTTCGGCAAGAAGCCGGTTGGCTCCGGCACCTTCGTGCTCAAGGACTGGACGATCGGCCAGAAACTCGTGTTCGAAAAGAACCCGAACTACTATGTTGCCGACGTGCCGAAGGTCGACAGCTTTACGGTCGAGGTCGGCCAGGAGCCGCTGGTCGCGCTGCTGCGGCTGCAGAAGGGTGAAGTGGATATCGCGGGTGATGGCATTCCGCCGGCGAAATTCCTCGAGATCAAGAACTCGGCCGATGGCGCGCAGATGATCGTCGATGGCGAGCAGCTCCACACCGGCTATGTGACGCTGAACGTCAAGGTGAAGCCCTTCGACAACCTGAAGGTCCGCCAGGCTGTCAACCATGCGATCAACAAGGAACGCATCGTGCGCATTCTCAACGGCCGCGCGACGCCCGCCAAGGAGGTGCTGCCGCCGCTGATGCCGGGCTATGACAAGGACTATGCCGGCTATGAATACAGTGTGGAGAAGGCCAAGGCTCTGCTCGCCGAGGCCGGCCTGCCGGATGGTTTCGAGACGGTGCTTTACTCCACCAACACCGATCCGCAGCCGCGCATCGCCCAGGCGATCCAGCAGGATCTCGCGGCCGTTGGCGTCAAGGCCGAAATCCGCGCGCTGGCGCAGGGCAATGTCATCGCGGCCGGCGGCACCGAGGGCGAAGCGCCGATGATCTGGTCGGGCGGCATGGCCTGGATCGCCGACTTCCCGGATCCGTCGAACTTCTACGGCCCAATCCTGGGCTGCGGCGGCGCGGTTCAGGGCGGCTGGAACTGGTCGTGGTATTGCAACCCCGATCTCGACAAACGCGCAGTAGCGGCCGACTCGATGTCCGATCCGGCGAAGTCCGGCGAACGCATCGAGGCATGGAAGGGCATCTTCACCGACGCCATGAAGGATGCGCCGTGGATCCCCGTCACCAATGAACGCCGTGTCGTCGCCAAGTCGCTTCGCATGGGCGGCGCCGACAACATCTATATCGATCCGACCCGTGTCATCAATTACGACGCGATTTTCGTGAAGTAA
- a CDS encoding glyoxalase/bleomycin resistance/extradiol dioxygenase family protein — translation MNEATQMEMAPLPKTLGGLVAYVTVDGTRKAAEFYKVAFGAEEKYCVPPDDKGRTMHLHLYVNGSTLMMSDPYPEYGHPFKGHEGFALQLVVEDIDFWWDRAVKAGAEVVMPVEKMFWGDRYGQLRDPFGIIWGLNGPTG, via the coding sequence ATGAACGAAGCAACGCAGATGGAAATGGCCCCGCTGCCGAAAACACTCGGCGGCCTTGTCGCCTATGTGACTGTTGATGGCACCCGCAAGGCGGCCGAATTCTACAAGGTGGCGTTCGGCGCCGAGGAAAAATACTGCGTGCCGCCGGATGACAAGGGGCGCACGATGCATCTGCATCTCTACGTCAACGGCAGCACGCTGATGATGTCGGATCCCTATCCGGAATATGGCCATCCGTTCAAGGGCCACGAGGGTTTCGCGCTTCAACTCGTCGTCGAGGACATCGATTTCTGGTGGGATCGGGCGGTGAAGGCAGGCGCCGAAGTGGTGATGCCGGTCGAGAAGATGTTCTGGGGCGATCGCTACGGCCAGTTGCGCGACCCGTTCGGCATCATCTGGGGCCTTAATGGGCCGACGGGTTGA
- a CDS encoding transporter substrate-binding protein — protein sequence MSEPLKIGILYSTTGPYGSMGRDAHDGAEFAIEEFAKRSDRLIEPVFFDPHASLEAYLDGARHLLREGCRHIVGTITSAARKEVIPLVEKHDGLLWYMCPYEGFEANENVIYLGGCPNQHLIPAFEYLIPRYGARPYLTGANYVWGWEMNRLARELITNAGGEVLGERYLPLEETAVERIIAEIAERRPSFVLNNLIGPSSYAFLEAMKVLGDRDPAFRPENCPVVSCDLMECELDDITAGSALGQLCAASYFDNLDTPENREFKARAALRHGRERRISSVFASAYTAVDLCIGAIVAAGSDEPQAVRREVHARQWPSLFGPLDVDSVTNHAALPFHLGRINADQGFDVIASRPALAADPYLTTRGTQMPAKLRVVS from the coding sequence ATGAGCGAACCGCTGAAGATCGGCATTCTCTATTCCACCACCGGGCCTTACGGCTCGATGGGACGGGATGCGCATGACGGCGCGGAATTCGCGATCGAGGAATTTGCCAAGCGATCCGACCGGCTGATCGAGCCCGTCTTCTTTGACCCGCATGCCAGTCTCGAAGCCTATCTCGACGGCGCGCGGCACCTGTTGCGAGAAGGTTGCCGGCACATTGTCGGCACGATCACCTCGGCTGCACGCAAGGAAGTGATCCCGCTCGTCGAGAAACACGACGGCCTACTCTGGTATATGTGCCCATACGAAGGGTTCGAGGCCAACGAGAACGTGATCTATCTCGGCGGCTGCCCCAACCAGCACCTGATCCCGGCCTTCGAATATCTGATCCCGCGTTACGGAGCGCGGCCGTATCTGACCGGCGCCAATTATGTCTGGGGCTGGGAAATGAACCGGCTGGCGCGCGAACTGATCACCAATGCCGGCGGCGAGGTGCTGGGCGAACGGTATTTGCCGCTCGAAGAGACCGCCGTCGAGCGGATCATCGCCGAGATCGCCGAGCGGCGACCGAGCTTCGTGCTCAACAACCTGATCGGACCATCGAGCTATGCTTTCCTCGAAGCGATGAAGGTGCTCGGCGACCGGGATCCGGCCTTCCGCCCGGAGAACTGCCCTGTCGTGAGTTGCGACCTGATGGAATGCGAGCTCGACGACATCACGGCGGGCTCCGCCCTGGGACAGCTCTGCGCGGCCTCCTATTTCGACAATCTCGATACGCCGGAGAATCGCGAATTCAAGGCGCGGGCGGCGCTGCGCCACGGCCGCGAGCGGCGGATTTCCAGCGTCTTCGCCAGCGCCTATACCGCCGTCGATCTCTGCATCGGCGCGATCGTTGCGGCGGGCAGCGACGAACCGCAGGCGGTGCGGCGCGAGGTGCATGCGCGGCAGTGGCCGTCGCTGTTCGGTCCGCTTGACGTGGACAGCGTCACCAACCATGCCGCCCTGCCCTTCCACCTCGGACGCATCAATGCTGACCAAGGCTTCGACGTGATCGCCTCGCGGCCGGCGCTTGCCGCCGACCCCTATCTCACCACGCGCGGCACGCAGATGCCCGCGAAGCTGAGGGTGGTGTCATGA
- a CDS encoding HAD-IA family hydrolase: MLAAISHPFTRNKPLTDLPPIFRKSYAAFLFDMDGTLLSSIAAAERVWSTWARSHGIDVEKFLPTMHGVRAEDTIRKQNLAGIDVAKEVAWVMQAEIDDVDGVMAIDGIIEFLNALPQDRWSIVTSATKELAAARLAAAGIAVPKHIVTAEDVTRGKPAPDCFLLAAERLGVKASDCLVFEDAPAGIAAAEAAGADVMVITATHGHPMDTPHATTGDYVGITISTSDNGQLTVERRVG; this comes from the coding sequence ATGCTGGCTGCCATCTCACATCCCTTCACGAGGAACAAGCCTTTGACCGACCTGCCGCCCATTTTCCGCAAATCCTATGCCGCCTTCCTGTTCGACATGGATGGAACGCTGCTCAGCTCCATCGCGGCCGCCGAACGGGTGTGGAGCACATGGGCGCGCAGCCACGGAATCGATGTCGAAAAATTCCTGCCGACGATGCACGGCGTTAGGGCCGAGGACACGATCCGTAAACAGAACCTGGCCGGCATCGACGTGGCCAAGGAAGTGGCCTGGGTGATGCAAGCCGAGATCGACGATGTCGATGGTGTCATGGCGATCGACGGTATCATCGAGTTTCTCAATGCTTTGCCGCAGGACCGCTGGTCGATCGTGACATCGGCGACGAAGGAACTGGCGGCTGCGCGACTGGCGGCTGCGGGGATCGCCGTGCCGAAGCATATTGTGACCGCCGAGGATGTAACGCGCGGCAAACCTGCGCCGGATTGCTTCCTGCTCGCGGCCGAACGGCTGGGTGTCAAGGCGAGCGACTGCCTGGTGTTCGAGGACGCACCGGCCGGAATCGCAGCCGCCGAGGCGGCGGGCGCAGACGTGATGGTGATCACCGCGACCCATGGCCATCCGATGGACACGCCGCATGCGACGACCGGCGACTATGTCGGCATCACGATCTCGACTAGCGACAACGGCCAGTTGACGGTGGAGCGGCGCGTCGGATAG
- a CDS encoding GlxA family transcriptional regulator, protein MMAFSSVIEPLRAANKLSGEALYEWSIIGGEKGIIRASSGIAVTPDYSAHNAPAVDYIVVCSGGDADRLQAPQPLNWIRKNLRNGAHLGSVADGAFYLGRAGLLDGYACTLHWQSQPAFAEAFPEVKLVRDIYVIDRTRFTSAGGIGAFDMMLDLIGRQHGEALCRGVAEWFVHDRIRASTDRERLQLRLRTGIRDDLVLDAVAHLEAGGEGQVLISTVADRLGVTIERLERAFRAEVGLLPAEYFKRMKLQRARDLLEHSAMSVREIGLASGYQSFSAFVRAFRTVYGKTPGQVRRVVGER, encoded by the coding sequence ATGATGGCCTTCTCGTCGGTCATCGAACCACTGCGCGCTGCCAACAAGCTGTCGGGCGAAGCGCTCTACGAATGGTCGATCATCGGCGGCGAAAAAGGCATCATCCGCGCATCGAGCGGCATTGCCGTGACACCGGATTACTCGGCCCATAACGCCCCCGCCGTCGACTACATCGTCGTCTGCTCTGGTGGCGACGCCGACCGGCTGCAGGCGCCGCAGCCCCTCAACTGGATTCGCAAGAACCTCCGCAATGGCGCCCATCTCGGCAGTGTTGCCGATGGCGCCTTCTATCTCGGCCGCGCCGGCCTGCTCGATGGCTATGCCTGCACCTTGCACTGGCAGAGCCAGCCGGCCTTCGCCGAAGCCTTTCCGGAGGTCAAGCTGGTGCGCGACATCTACGTCATCGACCGCACCCGTTTCACCTCGGCGGGCGGCATCGGCGCTTTCGACATGATGCTCGATCTCATCGGCCGCCAACATGGCGAGGCGCTCTGTCGTGGTGTCGCCGAATGGTTCGTGCATGACCGCATCCGCGCCTCCACCGATCGCGAGCGGCTGCAGCTTCGCCTGCGCACCGGCATCCGCGACGATCTCGTGCTCGATGCCGTCGCCCATCTTGAAGCAGGCGGGGAGGGGCAGGTCCTGATCTCGACTGTCGCCGACCGGCTCGGCGTCACCATCGAACGGCTGGAGCGCGCCTTCCGCGCCGAGGTCGGTCTCCTGCCGGCGGAATATTTCAAGCGCATGAAATTGCAGCGCGCCCGCGACCTGCTCGAACATTCCGCCATGTCGGTGCGGGAGATCGGGCTGGCCAGCGGCTACCAGAGTTTCTCGGCCTTCGTGCGCGCCTTCCGTACAGTTTACGGCAAGACCCCGGGTCAGGTCCGCCGTGTGGTGGGTGAAAGGTAA
- a CDS encoding ABC transporter permease → MVTLLLQRVAQALLILLGVAAITFVLLYALPADPARMLAGRSATAQTVASIRHQLGLDQPLLIQFWNYLSGLLQGNLGRSYAQKTEVWTLIVARLPATLTLMAAGIFVEVVLGVTFGTIAAVKRGSLIDRLVMMASFVGVSAPQFVAALLLLYLFAVTLGWFPMSGYGTFSHIVLPAMTLGILGAGWYARMVRSAMIDVLNQDYVRTARAKGLSSARIIFRHALPNAILPIIAMIGIDIGQFMGGVVVVEAVYGWPGIGQLAWQAIQQVDIPIIMGVTLTSALAIVTGNLLADLIAPVIDPRIRTT, encoded by the coding sequence ATGGTGACGCTCCTGCTCCAGCGCGTGGCACAGGCATTGTTGATCCTGCTCGGCGTGGCGGCGATCACTTTCGTGCTGCTCTATGCGCTGCCGGCCGACCCGGCACGGATGCTCGCGGGCCGTAGCGCGACGGCCCAGACGGTCGCCTCGATCCGCCATCAGCTCGGGCTCGACCAGCCGCTGCTGATACAGTTCTGGAACTATCTCTCGGGGCTGCTGCAGGGCAATCTCGGCCGTTCCTATGCCCAGAAAACCGAGGTCTGGACGTTGATCGTGGCCCGCCTGCCGGCGACGCTGACGCTGATGGCGGCGGGGATTTTCGTCGAGGTGGTGCTCGGCGTCACGTTCGGCACGATCGCGGCGGTCAAGCGCGGCAGCCTCATTGACCGGCTGGTGATGATGGCCTCCTTCGTCGGGGTCTCGGCGCCGCAATTCGTCGCGGCGCTCTTGCTGCTCTATCTCTTCGCCGTCACGCTCGGCTGGTTTCCGATGAGCGGCTACGGCACCTTTTCCCATATCGTGCTGCCGGCGATGACGCTCGGCATACTCGGCGCCGGTTGGTATGCCCGCATGGTGCGCTCGGCGATGATCGACGTGCTGAACCAGGATTATGTCCGCACCGCCCGCGCCAAGGGCCTGTCCTCGGCCCGCATCATCTTCCGCCACGCTCTGCCCAACGCGATCCTGCCCATCATCGCCATGATCGGCATCGATATCGGCCAGTTCATGGGCGGCGTGGTGGTGGTCGAGGCGGTCTATGGCTGGCCCGGCATCGGCCAGCTTGCCTGGCAGGCGATCCAGCAGGTCGACATTCCCATCATCATGGGCGTGACGCTGACCTCGGCGCTCGCGATTGTGACCGGCAATCTTCTCGCAGACCTTATCGCGCCGGTCATCGACCCGCGCATCCGTACCACCTGA
- a CDS encoding ABC transporter ATP-binding protein: MTEAMPAGMPVLKVDKLSVDARTPEGRKAVLEDISFDLFAGETLCIAGESGSGKSVTSLSIMGLLPKASLQVASGSIRLDGRELTRLSNSAMRHVRGREAAMIFQEPMTSLNPVMSIGAQLTEAIREHQGSADAEAIALDMLDKVQLTDPARRLKQYPHELSGGMRQRVMIAMALSCRPKVLIADEPTTALDVTVQAQILTLMRGLKTEFGTSIILITHDMGVVAEMADRVVIMQNGRIVEQGPSMEIFGHPRELYTRQLLAAVPRLGAHAGTDGPPRVSKSAIHLPTPGKTPVLNVRDLSVTYSSGTGLLFKRKAAAASVMDVSFDIMPGETMGLVGESGSGKSTTGKAVLGLIPFFGSVQIDGRSIAGLSQREMKPVRRAAQMIFQDPYASLDPRMSVGKAVAEPLVIHDIGNKSERQDRVAELLRRVGLAPDAASRYPHEFSGGQRQRICIARALALEPKLIVADESVAALDVSVRARVLDLMLELQETMGLAYLFISHDMAVIERMSHKVAVMRAGRIVESGTRREIFESPREDYTKALMAAVPIPDPAAYRRSAI, from the coding sequence GTGACGGAAGCAATGCCCGCCGGGATGCCGGTTCTAAAAGTAGACAAGCTCAGCGTCGATGCACGGACGCCTGAAGGCCGCAAAGCCGTACTTGAGGATATCAGTTTCGATCTCTTCGCAGGCGAAACGCTGTGCATCGCCGGCGAGAGCGGTTCGGGTAAATCCGTGACCTCGCTCTCGATCATGGGATTGTTGCCCAAGGCTTCGCTGCAAGTCGCGTCGGGCTCGATCCGGCTCGATGGGCGGGAACTGACGCGGCTCTCCAACAGCGCGATGCGGCATGTGCGCGGCCGCGAAGCCGCTATGATCTTCCAGGAGCCGATGACCTCGCTCAATCCCGTGATGAGCATCGGCGCGCAGCTGACCGAGGCGATCCGCGAGCATCAGGGTTCGGCCGATGCCGAGGCGATCGCACTCGATATGCTGGATAAGGTGCAGCTGACCGATCCGGCGCGACGGCTGAAGCAATATCCGCATGAGCTCTCCGGCGGCATGCGCCAGCGGGTGATGATCGCCATGGCGCTTTCCTGCCGGCCCAAGGTGCTGATCGCCGACGAGCCGACCACCGCGCTCGATGTGACGGTACAGGCGCAGATCCTGACCCTTATGCGCGGGTTGAAAACGGAGTTCGGCACCTCGATCATCCTGATCACCCATGACATGGGCGTGGTGGCCGAGATGGCCGACCGCGTGGTGATCATGCAGAACGGCCGGATCGTCGAGCAGGGTCCGTCGATGGAGATCTTCGGCCATCCGCGCGAACTTTATACGCGGCAGTTGCTGGCTGCGGTGCCGAGGCTCGGCGCGCATGCCGGCACGGATGGTCCGCCACGGGTCTCGAAGTCCGCGATCCATTTGCCGACACCAGGCAAGACGCCGGTGTTGAACGTGCGCGACCTCAGCGTGACCTATAGCAGCGGCACGGGATTGCTGTTCAAGCGCAAGGCGGCCGCCGCTTCGGTGATGGACGTGTCGTTCGACATCATGCCCGGAGAGACGATGGGCCTGGTCGGTGAGAGCGGCTCGGGCAAATCCACCACGGGCAAGGCGGTGCTGGGGCTGATACCGTTTTTCGGTTCGGTGCAGATCGACGGCCGCAGCATTGCCGGCCTCAGCCAGCGCGAGATGAAGCCGGTGCGGCGCGCGGCGCAGATGATCTTCCAGGACCCCTATGCCTCGCTCGATCCGCGCATGTCGGTCGGCAAGGCGGTGGCGGAGCCGCTGGTGATCCACGACATCGGCAATAAAAGCGAGCGGCAGGATCGCGTTGCCGAATTGCTGCGCCGCGTCGGCCTGGCGCCGGATGCGGCGAGCCGCTATCCGCACGAATTCTCCGGGGGCCAGCGGCAGCGCATCTGCATCGCGAGGGCCTTAGCACTGGAGCCGAAGCTGATCGTCGCCGATGAGAGTGTCGCGGCGCTCGATGTGTCGGTGCGCGCCCGCGTGCTGGACCTGATGCTGGAACTGCAGGAGACGATGGGGCTCGCTTATCTCTTCATCTCGCACGACATGGCGGTGATCGAGCGCATGTCGCACAAGGTGGCGGTAATGCGCGCCGGGCGGATCGTGGAATCCGGCACCCGGCGGGAGATTTTCGAGAGCCCGCGCGAGGACTATACCAAGGCACTGATGGCCGCCGTGCCGATCCCCGATCCGGCAGCCTATCGCCGCTCGGCGATCTGA
- a CDS encoding ABC transporter permease, which translates to MGVVRSLLRQPAALFGLAVVVIVVVLALAAPLIAPFNPDEQMFDGLTLEGAPMPPGGQFMLGTDTLGRDLFSRLLYGARTSLIIGLVANGIAVAIGLTVGIIAGYMRGLAGNILMRFTDLMMAFPALLLAIVLAALLRPSLWIVAMVIALVNWVQVARIVYTETRGLVERDFILAQRSLGAGHGRILFLHILPHLIPTAIVWGTLGIATTVLLEATLSFLGIGVQPPQPSWGNIIFESQSYFQAAPWLVFIPGAVILLTALAFNLVGDALRDILDPTQRGRG; encoded by the coding sequence ATGGGCGTGGTGCGCTCATTGCTGCGCCAGCCGGCCGCGCTTTTCGGGCTTGCGGTGGTGGTGATCGTCGTGGTGCTGGCGCTCGCGGCACCTCTGATCGCGCCGTTCAATCCGGATGAGCAGATGTTCGACGGGCTGACGCTTGAAGGCGCGCCGATGCCGCCGGGCGGGCAGTTCATGCTCGGGACCGATACGCTCGGCCGCGACCTCTTTTCCCGGCTGCTCTATGGCGCGCGGACCTCGCTGATCATCGGGCTAGTGGCCAATGGCATCGCGGTGGCGATCGGGCTGACGGTCGGCATCATTGCCGGCTACATGCGCGGGCTGGCCGGCAATATATTGATGCGTTTCACCGACCTGATGATGGCATTTCCGGCGCTCTTGCTCGCCATCGTGCTGGCGGCACTGCTGAGGCCGAGCCTGTGGATCGTCGCCATGGTGATCGCGCTGGTCAACTGGGTGCAGGTAGCACGCATCGTCTATACCGAGACGCGGGGGCTGGTAGAGCGGGATTTCATCCTTGCCCAGCGTTCGCTCGGCGCAGGACATGGCCGCATCCTTTTCCTGCATATCCTGCCGCACCTGATCCCGACCGCGATCGTCTGGGGCACGCTTGGTATCGCGACGACCGTGTTGCTCGAAGCGACGCTGTCGTTCCTCGGCATCGGTGTGCAGCCGCCGCAGCCGAGCTGGGGCAATATCATCTTCGAGAGCCAGAGCTATTTCCAGGCGGCGCCCTGGCTGGTGTTTATCCCAGGTGCAGTGATTCTGCTCACCGCCCTCGCCTTCAATCTGGTCGGCGATGCATTGCGCGACATCCTCGATCCCACCCAGCGCGGGAGGGGCTGA
- a CDS encoding acetamidase/formamidase family protein — MCSICNHTIHQAQHNFGWNRDFPPALTAKPGETILFECMDSSGGQLGADATLATLANLDFAKINPVSGPVYVEGAQPGDALKVTINKFHPSGVGWTANIPGFGLLADQFKDPALHVWTYDTASMAPSAYGPGGKVPLKPFAGTIGVAPAEPGLHSVVPPRRVGGNMDIRDLTAGVTLYLPIEVEGALFSVGDTHAAQGDGEVCGTAIESQMNVELTLDLVKGANLKTPRFTTTEPVSRHLDGMGYEVTTGIGPDLMTGAREAVMRMIDLLTSEHGYSAVDAYMLCSVCGDLRISEIVDMPNWVVSFYFPRIVLA, encoded by the coding sequence ATGTGCAGCATCTGTAACCACACGATCCACCAGGCCCAGCATAATTTCGGCTGGAACCGCGATTTCCCGCCCGCGCTGACCGCCAAGCCCGGCGAGACGATCCTCTTCGAATGCATGGATTCCTCCGGCGGACAGCTGGGCGCGGATGCGACGCTCGCGACGCTCGCCAATCTCGATTTCGCCAAGATCAATCCGGTCTCGGGACCGGTCTATGTCGAGGGCGCGCAGCCGGGCGATGCGCTGAAGGTCACGATCAACAAGTTCCATCCATCCGGCGTGGGATGGACAGCAAACATTCCGGGCTTCGGCCTGCTCGCCGACCAGTTCAAGGATCCGGCACTGCATGTCTGGACCTATGACACGGCCTCGATGGCGCCGTCCGCCTATGGCCCCGGCGGTAAGGTGCCGCTCAAGCCCTTTGCCGGCACGATCGGCGTAGCGCCGGCCGAGCCGGGCCTGCATTCGGTCGTCCCGCCGCGGCGTGTTGGCGGCAATATGGATATTCGTGACCTGACAGCAGGCGTGACGCTCTACCTGCCGATCGAGGTCGAAGGCGCACTGTTCTCCGTCGGCGACACCCATGCCGCGCAGGGCGACGGCGAGGTCTGCGGCACCGCGATCGAAAGCCAGATGAATGTCGAGCTGACGCTCGATCTCGTGAAAGGCGCCAATCTCAAGACGCCGCGCTTCACGACGACCGAGCCGGTGAGCCGCCATCTCGATGGCATGGGTTACGAGGTCACGACCGGCATCGGCCCCGACCTGATGACCGGCGCCCGCGAAGCGGTGATGCGGATGATCGACCTGCTCACATCGGAACATGGCTATAGCGCGGTCGATGCCTATATGCTCTGCTCCGTCTGCGGCGACCTCCGGATCAGCGAGATCGTCGATATGCCGAACTGGGTGGTCTCCTTCTACTTCCCGAGGATCGTGCTGGCGTGA
- a CDS encoding RidA family protein, with protein sequence MNIQRFDPGSRMSQAVVYNGFVFLAGQVASGAPGASVAEQTADVLKNIDALLARAGSDKTRLLSATIWLSDISTFDEMNPVWEAWLPAGQAPGRATVESKLAGPQYTVEIGIIAAVGA encoded by the coding sequence ATGAACATCCAGCGCTTCGACCCCGGCAGCCGCATGAGCCAGGCCGTGGTCTATAACGGCTTCGTATTCCTCGCCGGCCAGGTCGCCTCCGGTGCGCCCGGCGCTTCGGTCGCCGAGCAAACCGCCGACGTCCTCAAGAACATCGACGCGCTCTTGGCGCGTGCCGGCTCCGACAAGACCCGTCTTCTCTCGGCCACCATCTGGCTTTCCGACATCTCGACCTTCGACGAGATGAACCCGGTCTGGGAAGCATGGCTGCCCGCCGGCCAGGCCCCCGGCCGCGCCACGGTCGAATCCAAGCTCGCCGGCCCACAATATACCGTTGAAATTGGTATCATCGCCGCCGTCGGCGCCTGA